A region of Lemur catta isolate mLemCat1 chromosome 22, mLemCat1.pri, whole genome shotgun sequence DNA encodes the following proteins:
- the ADAMDEC1 gene encoding ADAM DEC1 isoform X2 encodes MLCVTFKLPTVSNMLSWVLLSVFWLVIQTQAIAIKQTPELKLHEVVRPKKLHILHKREIENNQTEKHGEEERYEPEVQYQIILNGEEVILHLQKTKHLLGPDYTETVYSPRGEEITTRPEDLEHCYYEGNILNEKDSVASISTCDGLRGYFTHHEQRYLIKPLESSDQKEHAVLVYSQEELDPTNETCGVRSVGRKQGLIRTSRSLESPEQEDFLQAQKYIDLFLVLDNAFYKNYKENLTLIRSFVFDVVNLLNVIYNTIDVHVALVGMEIWSDGDKINVVPETGTIFNNFLKWHSSNLGKKKIHDHAQLLSGIGFSNRRIGMAASNSLCSPSSVAVIEAKRKNSVALVGVMSHELGHVLGMPDVPYDTKCPSGSCVMNQYLSSKFPKDFSASCRLHFERYLLSQKPKCLLQAPVPKNIMTKPVCGNRLLEVGEDCDCGSPKDCTSPCCEALTCKLKPAADCGDIPNHVTE; translated from the exons ATGCTGTGTGTGACTTTCAAGCTACCTACAGTATCCAACATGTTGTCTTGGGTCCTACTTTCTGTATTCTGGCTTGTTATTCAAACCCAAG CAATAGCCATAAAGCAAACACCTGAATTAAAGCTCCATGAAGTAGTTCGTCCTAAAAAACTACACATTTTACACAAGAGGGAGATCGAGAACAACCAGACAGAGAAGCATGGCGAAGAG gaaaGATATGAACCTGAAGTTCAGTATCAGATTATATTAAATGGAGAAGAAGTCATTCTTCACCTACAAAAAACCAA GCATCTGCTGGGGCCAGACTACACTGAAACAGTTTACTCACCCAGAGGAGAGGAAATCACCACACGCCCTGAGGACCTG GAACATTGTTACTATGAAGGAAACATCCTAAATGAAAAGGATTCTGTTGCCAGCATTAGTACCTGTGATGGGTTGAG AGGGTACTTCACACATCATGAGCAAAGATACCTGATAAAGCCTCTGGAAAGTTCCGACCAGAAAGAACATGCTGTCCTCGTATATAGCCAGGAGGAACTAGACCCAACTAATGAGACATGTGGTGTGAGGAGTGTCGGCAGGAAACAAGGCCTGATTCGAACTTCTAGGTCACTAGAAAGCCCAGAG CAAGAAGATTTCCTTCAGGCACAGAAATACATTGATCTCTTTTTGGTGCTGGATAATGCCTTT TATAAGAATTATAAGGAGAATCTAACGCTGATAAGAAGCTTCGTGTTTGACGTGGTGAACCTACTCAATGTG ATTTATAACACCATAGATGTTCACGTGGCCTTGGTCGGTATGGAAATCTGGTCTGATGGTGATAAGATAAACGTGGTACCTGAGACAGGCACCATCTTTAACAACTTCCTGAAGTGGCATAGTTCTAACCTGGGGAAAAAGAAGATACATGACCATGCTCAGCTTCTCAG CGGGATTGGCTTCAGCAATCGACGTATAGGAATGGCAGCGTCGAATTCCTTGTGTTCTCCATCTTCAGTGGCTGTTATTGAG GCTAAAAGAAAGAACAGTGTGGCTCTTGTAGGAGTGATGTCACATGAGCTGGGCCATGTCCTAGGGATGCCTGATGTTCCGTATGACACTAAATGTCCCTCTGGCAGTTGTGTGATGAATCAATATCTGAG TTCAAAATTCCCGAAAGATTTCAGTGCATCCTGCCGCTTACACTTTGAAAGATACCTTTTATCTCAGAAACCAAAGTGCCTGCTGCAAGCGCCTGTCCCTAAAAACATAATGACAAAACCAGTGTGTGGGAACCGACTTCTGGAAGTGGGAGAAGACTGTGATTGTGGCTCTCCTAAG GATTGCACCAGTCCGTGCTGTGAGGCCCTGACCTGCAAACTAAAGCCTGCAGCTGACTGTGGAGACATCCCCAACCATGTCAC TGAATGA
- the ADAMDEC1 gene encoding ADAM DEC1 isoform X1, which produces MLCVTFKLPTVSNMLSWVLLSVFWLVIQTQAIAIKQTPELKLHEVVRPKKLHILHKREIENNQTEKHGEEERYEPEVQYQIILNGEEVILHLQKTKHLLGPDYTETVYSPRGEEITTRPEDLEHCYYEGNILNEKDSVASISTCDGLRGYFTHHEQRYLIKPLESSDQKEHAVLVYSQEELDPTNETCGVRSVGRKQGLIRTSRSLESPEQEDFLQAQKYIDLFLVLDNAFYKNYKENLTLIRSFVFDVVNLLNVIYNTIDVHVALVGMEIWSDGDKINVVPETGTIFNNFLKWHSSNLGKKKIHDHAQLLSGIGFSNRRIGMAASNSLCSPSSVAVIEAKRKNSVALVGVMSHELGHVLGMPDVPYDTKCPSGSCVMNQYLSSKFPKDFSASCRLHFERYLLSQKPKCLLQAPVPKNIMTKPVCGNRLLEVGEDCDCGSPKDCTSPCCEALTCKLKPAADCGDIPNHVTK; this is translated from the exons ATGCTGTGTGTGACTTTCAAGCTACCTACAGTATCCAACATGTTGTCTTGGGTCCTACTTTCTGTATTCTGGCTTGTTATTCAAACCCAAG CAATAGCCATAAAGCAAACACCTGAATTAAAGCTCCATGAAGTAGTTCGTCCTAAAAAACTACACATTTTACACAAGAGGGAGATCGAGAACAACCAGACAGAGAAGCATGGCGAAGAG gaaaGATATGAACCTGAAGTTCAGTATCAGATTATATTAAATGGAGAAGAAGTCATTCTTCACCTACAAAAAACCAA GCATCTGCTGGGGCCAGACTACACTGAAACAGTTTACTCACCCAGAGGAGAGGAAATCACCACACGCCCTGAGGACCTG GAACATTGTTACTATGAAGGAAACATCCTAAATGAAAAGGATTCTGTTGCCAGCATTAGTACCTGTGATGGGTTGAG AGGGTACTTCACACATCATGAGCAAAGATACCTGATAAAGCCTCTGGAAAGTTCCGACCAGAAAGAACATGCTGTCCTCGTATATAGCCAGGAGGAACTAGACCCAACTAATGAGACATGTGGTGTGAGGAGTGTCGGCAGGAAACAAGGCCTGATTCGAACTTCTAGGTCACTAGAAAGCCCAGAG CAAGAAGATTTCCTTCAGGCACAGAAATACATTGATCTCTTTTTGGTGCTGGATAATGCCTTT TATAAGAATTATAAGGAGAATCTAACGCTGATAAGAAGCTTCGTGTTTGACGTGGTGAACCTACTCAATGTG ATTTATAACACCATAGATGTTCACGTGGCCTTGGTCGGTATGGAAATCTGGTCTGATGGTGATAAGATAAACGTGGTACCTGAGACAGGCACCATCTTTAACAACTTCCTGAAGTGGCATAGTTCTAACCTGGGGAAAAAGAAGATACATGACCATGCTCAGCTTCTCAG CGGGATTGGCTTCAGCAATCGACGTATAGGAATGGCAGCGTCGAATTCCTTGTGTTCTCCATCTTCAGTGGCTGTTATTGAG GCTAAAAGAAAGAACAGTGTGGCTCTTGTAGGAGTGATGTCACATGAGCTGGGCCATGTCCTAGGGATGCCTGATGTTCCGTATGACACTAAATGTCCCTCTGGCAGTTGTGTGATGAATCAATATCTGAG TTCAAAATTCCCGAAAGATTTCAGTGCATCCTGCCGCTTACACTTTGAAAGATACCTTTTATCTCAGAAACCAAAGTGCCTGCTGCAAGCGCCTGTCCCTAAAAACATAATGACAAAACCAGTGTGTGGGAACCGACTTCTGGAAGTGGGAGAAGACTGTGATTGTGGCTCTCCTAAG GATTGCACCAGTCCGTGCTGTGAGGCCCTGACCTGCAAACTAAAGCCTGCAGCTGACTGTGGAGACATCCCCAACCATGTCAC AAAGTGA